Proteins from a single region of Vicia villosa cultivar HV-30 ecotype Madison, WI unplaced genomic scaffold, Vvil1.0 ctg.001445F_1_1, whole genome shotgun sequence:
- the LOC131635200 gene encoding organic cation/carnitine transporter 3-like, protein MEGSVQINATESHSSADQQKKPSLSWDEIIEKSLSNFGWLDFLQAVLVATAMFFDAQQSFISIYTDNYPKWHCTDTTSNSTCSSSSDICKLPRSSWSWDTHPSNTIISHWNLECASTFIIGLPQSSFFIGCLLGSSFLAALADSSFGRKNMLIFSCVSMSITSMLIIFSTNVLIYSALKFLIGFWRSSIGTCVLVLLTEKVSAEWRFRVGIVEYFTFTMGYMSLPGFAYINRNSSWKSLYFWSSIPGIIYSIIAYFFVTESPRWLVMQGREREIFKMLKRVSSEETANANDDNVNLASSLPKPHTKEKVSIFRLYSSIGELFHKRWALIRMIAVMILGIGVGMVYFGMPLAVGNLGFNIYLAVVFSASMEIPSCVATYFLENYKRRPSILVFSILSGICCMLCAVLEHRVPAAKVVLAMVAFFGGCTAYNVFLIYIIELFPTCVRNTTTSLVRQAIVFGCIFCPFLISAGRKNNIFSYGVFGVVIMLSNITLLYLPETIGIVLCDTMEQQEKKEIAMCDAKNQHEKTRNVNV, encoded by the coding sequence ATGGAGGGTTCAGTTCAAATTAATGCAACTGAATCTCATTCCAGTGCTGACCAACAAAAGAAACCATCTTTATCCTGGGATGAAATTATTGAAAAAAGTTTATCCAATTTTGGGTGGTTGGATTTCCTACAAGCTGTTCTTGTTGCAACAGCCATGTTTTTTGATGCACAACAATCTTTCATTAGCATTTACACTGATAATTACCCTAAATGGCACTGCACTGACACAACCTCAAATTCAACatgttcttcatcttctgatATCTGTAAACTCCCAAGATCTTCTTGGTCTTGGGACACTCACCCTTCAAACACAATCATTTCTCACTGGAACCTTGAATGTGCTAGCACTTTCATCATTGGTTTACCACAATCTTCTTTCTTCATAGGTTGTCTTCTTGGCTCTTCCTTTCTTGCAGCTTTAGCTGATTCATCTTTCGGTAGAAAGAACATGTTAATCTTTTCCTGTGTCTCTATGTCCATAACTTCCATGCTCATAATCTTCTCCACTAATGTTTTGATTTACTCCGCCTTGAAATTCTTGATCGGTTTCTGGCGCTCGTCGATAGGAACATGTGTTCTTGTTTTGCTTACCGAAAAAGTTAGCGCCGAGTGGCGATTCCGAGTTGGAATTGTTGAGTATTTTACATTCACAATGGGTTACATGTCATTACCTGGTTTCGCTTATATTAACCGAAACTCGTCGTGGAAATCTCTTTACTTTTGGTCGTCAATCCCTGGTATAATTTACTCTATCATTGCTTATTTCTTTGTTACCGAGTCTCCAAGGTGGCTTGTTATGCAAGGTCGAGAGAGAGAAATTTTCAAAATGCTCAAAAGGGTTTCTTCAGAAGAAACTGCTAATGCTAATGATGATAACGTTAATCTTGCTTCGAGTTTACCAAAACCACACACAAAAGAAAAGGTTTCAATTTTTCGACTTTATTCATCAATAGGTGAATTGTTTCACAAAAGATGGGCTCTTATAAGAATGATAGCTGTCATGATTCTTGGAATTGGAGTTGGAATGGTTTATTTCGGTATGCCACTGGCCGTCGGAAATTTGGGGTTCAACATTTATCTTGCAGTGGTTTTCAGTGCTTCAATGGAAATTCCATCATGCGTAGCAACatattttttggaaaactatAAAAGAAGACCTTCAATTCTTGTTTTCTCAATCTTAAGTGGAATCTGTTGCATGTTGTGTGCTGTTCTTGAGCATAGAGTACCGGCTGCCAAAGTGGTGTTAGCAATGGTTGCATTCTTTGGTGGTTGTACAgcttataatgtgtttctgataTACATTATAGAGCTGTTTCCGACGTGTGTTCGGAACACAACGACGTCGTTGGTGAGACAAGCTATTGTGTTTGGATGCATATTCTGTCcgtttttgatatctgctgggagGAAGAACAATATATTCTCATATGGAGTGTTTGGAGTTGTGATAATGTTGTCCAATATTACATTGTTGTATTTGCCAGAAACTATAGGGATTGTTCTTTGTGATACTATGGAACAACAAGAGaagaaagaaatagctatgtgtgATGCAAAGAATCAACATGAAAAAACAAGAAATGTTAATGTCTAA